The nucleotide window TGAACGGCAAGGGCGTGGATAAGGATATCCAAGAGGCCCTTAGGTGGCTCGCAATGGCCGCCGACCAGGGCAACTCCTCCGCGATGTACAACATAGGCTGGCTGTGCGAGAACGGCGACGGGGTCGACAAGGACCTCAAAAGAGCGGTCAAGTGGTACCGAAGAGCGGTCGAGATGGGCGACAAGATGGCGATGGACGCGCTCGAAAGGCTCGGGGAGAAGTGACGTAGCGGGGGCCGTACAAGCCCGCTTGCGCTTCACCGGAGACGGTGTTTTTACGCGACTTGTGCGAAGGGCCGCCCTTCACTCTTTTCCGGCGTCCGTCCTCGTGCCGACCACCTCCGGAGCTCCGTCCCCTCTCAGCCGGTCCACCAGAAGGCGAACTTTCTGCGACTCGCCCCTGGGCGCGACAAGCACGGCATCGGGCGATTCGATTACAAGAAGGTCACTGATCCCCACCGCCGCGACCAGGCGACCTGTAGAGAGAAGGAGGGAGTTCACGCACCCCTCGGCGACTGTCCGCCCCATAACAGCGTTGCCCTCCCCGTCCCTCTCCAGGAAGTCGTACAGGGCGTCCCAGGAGCCTATGTCCGTCCAGGGCGACTCGAGCGGAACGAGGGCGATATTCTTGATCCGCTCCAGCACTGCGTAGTCCATCGAGATCGACGGCATGCTGGGGAAGACCTCGAGGAAGGCTCGGGCACCCGCCGGAAGGACCTCCGCCACGTCGGTCAGATGCTCGGTCAGCGCGTCCAACATTGCACCGACCGTGAACATCAGCATTCCGCCGTTCCAGAAATACCTTCCGTCTTCGACATACTCACGAGCTTTTTCGGGCCCCGGCTTCTCGACGAAGCACTCCACCTCGCGCCACTCTCCGCGTTCCATACCCGCCCGGATGTAGCCGAAGCCCGTATCCGGCCTGGAGGGAGGGATGCCGAACACGACTATCCTGCCTTCTCGAGCCGGCGAGGACGCCGCCAGGACCGCCTTCTCGAAGAGGGAGAGATCATCTATGACATGGTCGCTCGGGCAGACGAACACCAAACTCTCTCTTGTCGCGCCGCACTCCTCCATCAATCTCAGCAGCCCAAGGGCTATCGCCGGGGCCGTGTTCCTCGGGCACGGCTCCTCCACCACGAAGCTCTGCGGCAGCTCCTCCTCCAGCTCTCTAGCCTGCACAAGGGCGGTCGCGCCGAACCTTACCCCGGACAGCACCCTCGTTCGGGTCGGACCAGCAATGCGAAACACGCGTCGCAACGCGCCCTGATAGAGGCTCTCCGTGTCCAGCTTGAGAAACTGTTTCGGCCTGTCGTCCCTCGAGAGAGGCCAGAGCCGGGTTCCAGACCCGCCTGCAAGGACGAGACAGTAGGTATTCTTCAATGTAAAAACTCCGTTCATCTGATCTCGGGGGCGGCTGAAGGCCCCCGGTAACTAAAGTTTAGCATCAAAACAGGAGCATGACGACTCCAGTGGGCAATCCCGCGATGGCTAAAAAAAGGGCCCTCCACAATCGGAGGGCCCGAGTGTCTTGAAGCTCCGTCGCCCCTACTTCATCTCCACTCCTATGCCGCGCTCCTCGTCGGTACCGGGCACCAGCGAGTCGCCCAAGGCCGCACAGATCCCTGCCACCGCCATCGGGGTTTTAAGGATGGCCCAAGCCATGCCGCCGAGCGTCTGCATAACCTGGCTGTACTCAGCGCTCATGAAGAGCTCCTGGTTGTTCTCGATCCACCCCGGAAGGCCCAGGGCCATCAGGAAGGCGAAGCCGACAATAAGGACGTTGCGCTGGCTGCCCATGTCGGCGCGCATAAGGACCTGGATCCCGAGGGCGCCTATCGTGCCGAACAGGGCGATATAGGCCCCTCCGATGATCGGGGAAGGCATGGTCGCTACGAGAGCGCCGAACTTCGTGACAAAGCTCATAAGAATCAGGATGACCGCGCCCGTGCGCACCACCCAGCGGGAGGCTACGCCTGTGAGGCCTATCAGGCCGATGTTCTCCGTGTAGGAGGTGGTTCCCACCGATCCGAAAAGGCCGGATAGGACGCAATTGAGGCCCTCTGCGCCGATGCCTCGGCTGATAGTGGCCTCGTCCGGGTCGGGAAGCCCCGCAGCATAGGAGACCGAGTGGTAGTCGCCGATCGACTCTATCGTGACGGCGAAGAAGCCGGCGAGCAGCGCTCCGAACGCCAGGAGGCTGAACTTTGGTGCGCCCCAGGGCATGAAGATGTCAAGCCTGTACCAGGGAGAGGCGATGACGTTGGTCATGTCGATGTGCGCCGGGTGCCCCTGCGGGAACACCCCGGCCTTGGAAAGGCCGAAGCAGATGAGGTAGGTGATGACGATCGACGACAGTATGGCGAATATGTTGGCGTACTTGTTCTTGCTCACCAGACCGAAAAAGAAGACCAGGAAGACGACCAGCAGCGAGGCGGGCCAGTAGTTGGCCGCGTTGGCCTGGATGGCGGTCGGGGCCAGGGAGAAGCCTATCGCCATTATCGTCGGGCCTATCACGACCGGCGTTATGACCTTGCGGACGACTCCGATAAGGCCCGTGTAGCCTATAATCGACTGCAGGATGCCTCCGGCTATGAGGCCCCCTCCGATGTACTGCATAACTACGTTCGGCCCCATGGCGCCGTATGCTCCGATTATCGTCATTACCGACGGGATGAAGCTGAAGCTGGACCCCTGCACAATAGGCAGCCCCGACCCGAGTTTCGGGTGGGTCTGGATCAGGGTGCAGACGCCCATCCCGAAGTAGACGCACGATATGAGCATCGCAATCTGCCCCGGATCCATGCCCATCGCGGGCCCGAAGATCAGGGGGACGAGTGTCGTCGCACCGAACAGGGTGAGCACGTGTTGCGCCCCGGCGAGCACCATCACCGGAAACGCGGGGATATCGTCCACTCCGTAGACCAGCTGCCTCTTTGCCATTGTAAAAACCAGCCTCCTCACTTGAATTGTTGACGCACCAACTGTTATTGACCCAGGCTTGACGCCGTGAACAGGGCCACCGGACCTGCGCCTCACCCCCGTGTCTCGGCCCCGGGAATTCAAACCTCGGGTCAATATTACACCGGAAGCCGGAGTTTTGCACGGGGCTTTTCCAGGAGCGCAGGTTCAGGATCATAGCATCCACGGTGAAACCAGCCGGCGCGGAGACGCTCGTTCCAAGATGGAGGACGCGAACGCAGGGCATGGCCCGGCAAAGGAGCGGACAGCCCGGAAGGGAGTCCTCTCGGTCTCCGATCCGGGCTGTCCGCGTCGGCTGGGGCGTTGTTCACGCCCTTTTGTTGATCAGTTCTTCGAGACGAGTCCCCTTACGGCTTGATCCTCATCATGAAGACGGCCTTCTGCTTGTCGGTGTCGGCCCTAAGGATGATGCCCTCCTTGTCCTTCGGGTTGTGGAACTCGTCAATCGTGAGTGTGGCGTGCAGGAGCTCCAGATCCTTCGTCTCCTCGAGGGCGTCGCGGATCTTGACGGGATCGTCGCTGCCCGCGCGCTCGATGGCGTCCTTCGCCCAGTAGACGCAGTCGTACGCCATAACCGCGTTCATGAACTCCATGCACTCGGTGCCGGTCTGCTCCTCGTACTTGTTGAAGAAGTCCTCGAGCACCGGGTCGAACCGGTCGACGTGGCTGACCCAATAGGTCTCGCGCATCCCGTCCCCGGCTACCTCCCACATGAAGTCGCCGTAGCCGTCGCCGCCAACGATCGGCACCTCTATGCCAAGGTCGCGGGCCTGCTTGATCGCGAGCGGGAGGCACTTGCCCATCGTCGGGAATATGAGCACATCGGGGTCGGCCTCCTTGATGGTGGTAAGCTGCGCGCGGAAGTCTACGTCCTCCCCCCTGTGGCCCTCGTCCGCCACGATCTCCCCGCCGTACTCAAGGAAGGAGGCGATGAAGAACTCGCGAAGCCCGTGCGAGTAGTCGCTGGACACGTCATACAGCACCCCGGCCTTCTTCTTGCCGAGCTCCTTGGCCGCGAAGACCGCGATCATGCTGCCCTGGTAGGGATCGAGGAAGCATATCCTGAAGTTGTAGGGGCGGACATTGCCATCCTCGTCTACGGTGACGAGGGGGTTCGTCGGAAGGGTTCCCAGATGTGCCACCTTGCCGCGGTTGAACACAGGGGCGGCTGCGATGCAGAGGCCGCTTCCGCTGGGTCCGATGGCCACGCAGACCTTGTCCTGCTCGATCAGACGCCTGGCGGCGTTGACCATGTCCTCCTGCCGGGTGCGGCAGTCGTACATGATGACCTCAACGGGCCTGCCGAGTATTCCGCCGGCGGCGTTGATCTCATCGACGGCTATCTTGACACCTTCGACCTCAGCGACGCCGTAGGCCGCGAAGTCGCCCGTGACCGTTGCTATCTCGCCGATCTTGATCGGCTCTTCGGCCAGCGCCGGGGCCGCCATCAAGCACAGGACAAACAAGAGCGCCGAAAACTTCCAGACCTTACTGAAACTCATCATTTCTACCTCCCCATAGATTTTGTGATCTTGGTGCATGGAACAGTTACACCAGGGAAAAGGCGGACTAACCGCCGACCCTCCTTCGTTGAGATGAGCGAAAGGGTCGCAAAACACCCACTTTGTACTCATCAAAGTGTATGATACTACATCACGGCCATTTTCGCATCATGTTTTTAGCTATTTTTGGGGAAAAGAGTGTATACATTGAATCATTCGTCTAGGTACGAGTCGAAATAGCCGGATATATAGACGACAGGCGTTCCCTTGTCGCCCGACCCGGAAACCAGGTCGCAGAGGGAACCCAGCAGATCCGTCAGGCGGCGCGGCGTCGTGCCCAGTGCCGTCTTGGCGGACAGATCCATATCGTCCTTGTGAAGAATGGCCTCGCGAACCGCCTCGTCCGGAGACCTGTCGCCCGCGTTGTCGGCGACGTACTTGAACTTGATCTCCTTGGGAAGGCCCCTCAGCCCCTCCGTGAAACCGGGGGAGACCACCGGATCGGCCAGCTCCCAGATCCCGGCTGCCGGGTCCTTGAAGGCGCCGTCGCCGTAGACCAGGGCCTCTACTCGCCTGCCGGTCCTGGTGTACAGTTCGTCCGACAGGGCACGGGCGAAGGACGCGCTGTCCCTTGGGAAGAGCTTGAGGGACTCCTCGCTGCTGAAGTTCGCGCCCAGAAGGCCGTACTCCTCGTTGTACCCCGTTCCGTCGGTCCGGGGCGACGCGCAGAACTGTTCCAGGGTGAAGACCGTGGCGCCCGCCCTCTCCAGTATCTCCCTGTGGAGAGACCTGGCGTGGATGCCCGCGACTACTATCGTCCTGGAGAAGCGCAGGGCCGAGAGGGGGTTGTTCGCGAAGTGTATCTCGATCTTCTCCGGGTTCATGCCCTTGTAGTAGCTCACATAGTCCACCCCGGTGAAGGGGTGGGGATAGCGGCCGAAGACCTCGTCGTACTCCCTCTCCGAGAAGAGGTCGCCCTTGAGTTTTACGCTCTGTCGATAGAAGTTGCTTGGCTCTATGAGACGGTTGCCCACCTCGTCCGCCGGGTAGGAGAGCAGTATGTGCAGCCGGCCCCTCACCCCGCGCGACAGTGCCAGGAGTATCTGGCCGAAGCGGTTGCGGCTGAGAAGCGGAAAGGCCAAAGCGATGTCCCCCGCCGGGACCAGTCTTTCAACGTCCTCGGTGATATCGTCCAGCGTGACGAAGTTCCCCTGCGAGCGTGCAAGCAGGGACTCCGTGACGCCGACCACGTCTCCGTCCCGGAACTCGAACGGATCGCGCGACGACCTTGAAGCCCTCTCCAGCTCGTCGCACACGATCCTAACCAGGTCGTCCGACCGCTTGGTCAGCACGGGCAACCTTATTCCTCTTGCGGACACTCCGGTACAGCGCATATGCGCTTCATTCCTTCCGTCGTCGAATCGCCCGTCGAAAGCCGGGCGCGCTAGTCGGCACAGGCCGAGCGGCATAATAATAGCCTACATGCGGCACTGCGGTCAATCTTGGGCCTGAAGCGCGACCGCGGCCCTGGAGTCGAAGGATAGGCGGATCTCCTCCCCCTCGCGCCACATTCTCTTTCCGGGCACGAAGGGATCGAAGGCGACGACCGAGGCGCCCCCGGCGATCTCCACCGAGTACTCCATCCTCCCGCCGAGGAACGTCGCAGAGAGGATTCGGCCCTGCACTCCCCCCTCGTCGACCGGATTCAAACTCTCCGGGCGAACGACGACGGCGGCCATGTCCCCCTTGGAGAAAGACTCTCCCTTGGCCGCCCGGACGGGGAGCAGCCTCCCCGCGACGTCCACTGAGAGAGAGTTCCCTTCTACGGATGCCACGGTCCCCGACAGGATGTTGGCCTGTCCTATGAAGCCCGCGACGAAGAGCGACCGCGGGTCGCTGTAGATCTCCATCGGCGAACCGATCTGCTCCACCCTGCCCCTTCTCATTACAATTATTCTGTCGGACACGGTCAGGGCCTCGGCCTGGTCGTGCGTCACATAAAGACATGTCACGTCGAGGCTCCTCTGAATCCTGCGGATCTCGGCGCGCATGTGGATCCGAAGCTTCGCGTCCAGGTTCGACAGAGGCTCGTCCATCAGCAGCACGCGCGGCCGCAGGACCAGCACCCGCGCCAGCGCGACTCGCTGCTGTTCCCCTCCGGAGAGGCGATTCGGCAGGCGGCGCTCCGCCTTGGAGAGCCCGACCAGATCCAGTCCCTCGCGCACTTTCTCTCTTATGACGGACGTGGAGCAGCCCTTGACTCTCAGGCCGTAGGCGACGTTCTCGAAGACGCTCATATGAGGAAAGAGAGCGTAGTTCTGGAATACGAACCCTATGTCGCGCCTGTTGACAGGCACGTCCGTAACGTCCAGTCCATCGATCGCGATTCTGCCCCTCGTCGGCGTCTCGAAGCCTGCGACCATCCGCAGGGTCGTGGTCTTTCCGCAGCCCGACGGGCCCAGGAATGTGACCATCTCGCCCGGTTCGACCCTGAGGGATAGAGAGTCGACGGCCAAGACCTCCTCCTTGTCCTTTCTGAACGTCTTCGTGACGTCCGTCAGCTCCAGAGCTACCGCCACAGTCCAGCGCCTCCCTCTTCGGAGATTCGGCCCGCGGCGAGGCGGGTCAGCCCCGCCAGAACGGCGGCGGCTATATATACTATCAGTATCAGGATCACGGAGAAGGCGCACGCCTGAGCAAACTGGAGCTCTGTCATGCACTCGAGTATCCGTGTCGTAAGCAGGGTCCATCGTACCGAGACCAGGAAGACCGTGGCGCTTATCGCTGTCATGGAGTAGATGAATAGATATCGCATTCCCATGAGCACGGCCGGGATTATCAGTGGCACTGTCACTCGGAGGAAGGTCCGGGCCGAGCCCGCCCCCAGGCTTGCGGAGGCCTCCTCTATCGAGGGGTCGATCTGGTGAAGTGAGGCTATCACCGCTCTTATGCCCGCGGAGTGGTAACGGAATATGTAGGCCGCCACCAAGATCGTCAGAGTGCCGGTAAGCAGCAGCGGCCGCTGGTTGAACGCGATTATGTAGGCTATGCCCACGACCGTGCCGGGAAGGGCGTAGTTGAACATGGATACGAACTCCATCGCGCGCCTGCCGAGAAATCGCCTTCGCTGAACGAGGTATCCGGTGAGGACGGCGAGAAGACCGCCGAGCGGCGTGACCACCGCCGCTATTATGAGGGTGTCGGCTATCGCCTTTCTGCCGTGCGTCAAGACGTAGCGGAAGTTGTTCAGGGTCAGACTGTTGTCAACGCCCCAGACCTTGACCACCGCCCCCCAGAGTATCAACGAATACAGGTAGAGTATGAATGCGGTAAGAGAGAGGCACAGGGCGAGGATCAACCTCTCGACCGCCCTCCCCTTGCTCTTGAAGTCCGATCTGCTACCGCCCTTGCCCGACACAGTCACGTAGCTCTTCCCGCCCACCCAGAAGCGCTGAAGGAAGTAGACGGCCAAGGCCGGGAAGAGCAGCAGGAAGGAGAGGGATGCTCCGCCTCTCAGGTCGTACATGCCGGTGATCTGCAGGTAGGCCTGGGTCGGCAGTACGGGGAAGTTATGCCCCCCGAGCACCAGGGGGGTGGCGAAGTCCGCCAGCGAGCTTGCGAAGAGCAACAGGACGGAGTTGGCCATGCCGGGTATGGACAGAGGCAGGGTCACGGTGCGGAACACTCTGCCCGGCGATGCGCCGAGCGAGAGTCCTGCGTCCTCGAGGTTTGGATCCATCGCCGAGAGCACGGCCGCCAATGTCATGAAGGAGACCGGAAAGTAGGTCAGGGTCTCCGACAGCCAGGTGCCCCAGAAGCCGTAGAAGTTGATATTGCCCAGTCCGAGCATGTTAAGCAGTATTCCGTTGGGCCCGAGCGAGAGGGTCAGGGCTATGCTGCTGGTGAACGGCGGCGATATCAGGGGAAGGGTGGTCACGCCCCCGAGGAACCACTTCATCCAGGTCGGCATGGAGATCCGAGTGACGGCGAAGGCGTACATATAGCCCAGGAAGGTCCCGGTCACCGATACGGCCGTGGCCAGCCAGATGCTGTTCATGAAGGCGCTCCGGAAATACCTGCTTCCAAGCACCGCGGCCAGGTTGGAGAAGGAGAGGCGTCCGTCGGAGACGAACGCCGTCAGAAACAGCCTTAACGCCGGGTAAAGCACGAATACTGCCAGTGAGAGCCATATCGCCACCAGCGCAGGTACAAGGGCCGGGTCGCGCTTCATTGTTGACGTCCACGACTGCGCTCGCGGCGCTGGCGCGGAATTTTGTCTCATCGTTGCGGCCTCCTTGAAGGGCCGGTGAACCGCTAAGCCGCGGCGCGCCGGGCCGCCCGCCGCTCCCTGAAGTTCCAGTAGAGCGAGTACACAGCCGGTATGGCCAGAAGGGCGATTATACCGCCTGCGACCAGGCCTCCGATTGCGACGAAGGCTATCGGCTGACGGAAGACTCCTCCGTCCCCGGTGCCCGCCGCGAGGGGAACCATCGAGATCACCGCCGTGGCTATGGCCATGAAGAGCATCCTGAGGCGAATCTCGCAGGCCTTGGCCACCGCGACCGCCCCCGGCTCCCCTTCGTCGCGCCGCCTTATCTCGGCATAGTCGATGACCACGATGGAGTTGTTGACCACCAACCCCACCAGCATTATAAGGCCTATGAGGGCGAACATCGACACCGGCACTCCGGCCATGAGCATGGTCGGAATGACCCCGAGCGCGGCCAACGGCACCGACAGGGTTATGACGAAGGCATAGAACCACGACTCAAGTATCGCCGCGATTATGATGAAAGTCAAAGCCACGGCTATGAGAAGCGCCTTGCCCAACTCGGCGAAGTTCTCCGCCATGAACTCGGCCTCGCCCCCGAATCTCAACTCGTACCCGGGCGGAAGCTCCAACCCCGCTATCGCCTGTCTGGCCTTCTCTATCGCCTCTCCCGCCGAGATATAACGCAC belongs to Synergistaceae bacterium and includes:
- a CDS encoding iron ABC transporter permease, which gives rise to MKRDPALVPALVAIWLSLAVFVLYPALRLFLTAFVSDGRLSFSNLAAVLGSRYFRSAFMNSIWLATAVSVTGTFLGYMYAFAVTRISMPTWMKWFLGGVTTLPLISPPFTSSIALTLSLGPNGILLNMLGLGNINFYGFWGTWLSETLTYFPVSFMTLAAVLSAMDPNLEDAGLSLGASPGRVFRTVTLPLSIPGMANSVLLLFASSLADFATPLVLGGHNFPVLPTQAYLQITGMYDLRGGASLSFLLLFPALAVYFLQRFWVGGKSYVTVSGKGGSRSDFKSKGRAVERLILALCLSLTAFILYLYSLILWGAVVKVWGVDNSLTLNNFRYVLTHGRKAIADTLIIAAVVTPLGGLLAVLTGYLVQRRRFLGRRAMEFVSMFNYALPGTVVGIAYIIAFNQRPLLLTGTLTILVAAYIFRYHSAGIRAVIASLHQIDPSIEEASASLGAGSARTFLRVTVPLIIPAVLMGMRYLFIYSMTAISATVFLVSVRWTLLTTRILECMTELQFAQACAFSVILILIVYIAAAVLAGLTRLAAGRISEEGGAGLWR
- a CDS encoding F420-0--gamma-glutamyl ligase — its product is MRCTGVSARGIRLPVLTKRSDDLVRIVCDELERASRSSRDPFEFRDGDVVGVTESLLARSQGNFVTLDDITEDVERLVPAGDIALAFPLLSRNRFGQILLALSRGVRGRLHILLSYPADEVGNRLIEPSNFYRQSVKLKGDLFSEREYDEVFGRYPHPFTGVDYVSYYKGMNPEKIEIHFANNPLSALRFSRTIVVAGIHARSLHREILERAGATVFTLEQFCASPRTDGTGYNEEYGLLGANFSSEESLKLFPRDSASFARALSDELYTRTGRRVEALVYGDGAFKDPAAGIWELADPVVSPGFTEGLRGLPKEIKFKYVADNAGDRSPDEAVREAILHKDDMDLSAKTALGTTPRRLTDLLGSLCDLVSGSGDKGTPVVYISGYFDSYLDE
- a CDS encoding ABC transporter substrate-binding protein, producing MSFSKVWKFSALLFVLCLMAAPALAEEPIKIGEIATVTGDFAAYGVAEVEGVKIAVDEINAAGGILGRPVEVIMYDCRTRQEDMVNAARRLIEQDKVCVAIGPSGSGLCIAAAPVFNRGKVAHLGTLPTNPLVTVDEDGNVRPYNFRICFLDPYQGSMIAVFAAKELGKKKAGVLYDVSSDYSHGLREFFIASFLEYGGEIVADEGHRGEDVDFRAQLTTIKEADPDVLIFPTMGKCLPLAIKQARDLGIEVPIVGGDGYGDFMWEVAGDGMRETYWVSHVDRFDPVLEDFFNKYEEQTGTECMEFMNAVMAYDCVYWAKDAIERAGSDDPVKIRDALEETKDLELLHATLTIDEFHNPKDKEGIILRADTDKQKAVFMMRIKP
- the cpsB gene encoding mannose-1-phosphate guanylyltransferase/mannose-6-phosphate isomerase (capsular polysaccharide colanic acid biosynthesis protein; catalyzes the formation of GDP-mannose from GTP and alpha-D-mannose 1-phosphate), with translation MNGVFTLKNTYCLVLAGGSGTRLWPLSRDDRPKQFLKLDTESLYQGALRRVFRIAGPTRTRVLSGVRFGATALVQARELEEELPQSFVVEEPCPRNTAPAIALGLLRLMEECGATRESLVFVCPSDHVIDDLSLFEKAVLAASSPAREGRIVVFGIPPSRPDTGFGYIRAGMERGEWREVECFVEKPGPEKAREYVEDGRYFWNGGMLMFTVGAMLDALTEHLTDVAEVLPAGARAFLEVFPSMPSISMDYAVLERIKNIALVPLESPWTDIGSWDALYDFLERDGEGNAVMGRTVAEGCVNSLLLSTGRLVAAVGISDLLVIESPDAVLVAPRGESQKVRLLVDRLRGDGAPEVVGTRTDAGKE
- a CDS encoding ABC transporter ATP-binding protein, which encodes MAVALELTDVTKTFRKDKEEVLAVDSLSLRVEPGEMVTFLGPSGCGKTTTLRMVAGFETPTRGRIAIDGLDVTDVPVNRRDIGFVFQNYALFPHMSVFENVAYGLRVKGCSTSVIREKVREGLDLVGLSKAERRLPNRLSGGEQQRVALARVLVLRPRVLLMDEPLSNLDAKLRIHMRAEIRRIQRSLDVTCLYVTHDQAEALTVSDRIIVMRRGRVEQIGSPMEIYSDPRSLFVAGFIGQANILSGTVASVEGNSLSVDVAGRLLPVRAAKGESFSKGDMAAVVVRPESLNPVDEGGVQGRILSATFLGGRMEYSVEIAGGASVVAFDPFVPGKRMWREGEEIRLSFDSRAAVALQAQD
- a CDS encoding purine/pyrimidine permease, with the protein product MAKRQLVYGVDDIPAFPVMVLAGAQHVLTLFGATTLVPLIFGPAMGMDPGQIAMLISCVYFGMGVCTLIQTHPKLGSGLPIVQGSSFSFIPSVMTIIGAYGAMGPNVVMQYIGGGLIAGGILQSIIGYTGLIGVVRKVITPVVIGPTIMAIGFSLAPTAIQANAANYWPASLLVVFLVFFFGLVSKNKYANIFAILSSIVITYLICFGLSKAGVFPQGHPAHIDMTNVIASPWYRLDIFMPWGAPKFSLLAFGALLAGFFAVTIESIGDYHSVSYAAGLPDPDEATISRGIGAEGLNCVLSGLFGSVGTTSYTENIGLIGLTGVASRWVVRTGAVILILMSFVTKFGALVATMPSPIIGGAYIALFGTIGALGIQVLMRADMGSQRNVLIVGFAFLMALGLPGWIENNQELFMSAEYSQVMQTLGGMAWAILKTPMAVAGICAALGDSLVPGTDEERGIGVEMK